The genomic window GGATGCAGACCAGTTTGGCGATACAGGGAGCCATACGTTGGGACATATCACTGAACGGATGCCCGATTTACATCTGCAAAATCTAAAAGCTTTAGGGTTGGGAAACATTGCGCCATTGGCTAATATTTCCGCTGCCGAGGAGCCTTTGGCTTGTTATGGAAAAATGAATGAGATTTCTGTAGGAAAAGACACGATGACCGGGCATTGGGAATTGATGGGCTTGGAAATTACAAAACCTTTTCAAGTGTACCCGAACGGATTTCCTAAAGAATTGCTGGACGTTTTTGAGGAGAAAACCGGACGAGGGATTCTGGGAAATAAACCGGCATCCGGAACAGAGATTTTAGAAGAATTTGGAGAGGAGCAGAGAAAAACCGGGAAATGGATCGTTTATACTTCGGCAGATAGCGTATTTCAACTGGCAGCGAATGAAGAAATCATTCCCTTAGAGGAATTATACCAAGCCTGCGAAATAATTAGAGCTCTTACTCTTGAACCGCCTTATATGGTTGGTCGTGTGATTGCCCGCCCTTATATCGGAAAAACAGGTGCCTATGTTCGAACCCCTAATCGGCATGATTATGCACTAGCTCCGTTTGGGCGGACAGTTTTAGAAGCGTTGGCAGATAAACAGGTGGAAGTCACATCCATCGGTAAAATCAACGATATCTTTTCAGGAAGAGGGATTGCCAATTCCTATCCAACCAAAAGCAACAAGGATGGGATTTTACAAACGATTGAACAATTGAAGAACGTTTCATCAGGATTTATTTTTACTAATTTAGTTGATTTTGATTCATTGTATGGCCATCGCAGAGACGTTGAGGGCTATGGGAAATGTCTGGAAGAGTTTGATTCCTATCTGCCGGATATGTTGTCAGAGATTACATCTGAGGATCTATTGATTATAACAGCAGACCATGGCAATGATCCGATCCATCCTGGAACAGATCATACAAGGGAATATGTGCCGCTTCTGGCTTATAACCCGGCGTTTGTAAAAAAAGAAGATAAGAATCTGGGGATTAGAGCAACTTATGGTGATTTAGCAGCGACAATTGCAGAGAACTTTGAAACAGAAATGCCGAAAATCGGCAGTAGCTTTTTGAAAAATTTATTTGAGGAGGAAACAAAAT from Enterococcus sp. 9E7_DIV0242 includes these protein-coding regions:
- a CDS encoding phosphopentomutase — encoded protein: MKFRKICVVVMDSVGIGELPDADQFGDTGSHTLGHITERMPDLHLQNLKALGLGNIAPLANISAAEEPLACYGKMNEISVGKDTMTGHWELMGLEITKPFQVYPNGFPKELLDVFEEKTGRGILGNKPASGTEILEEFGEEQRKTGKWIVYTSADSVFQLAANEEIIPLEELYQACEIIRALTLEPPYMVGRVIARPYIGKTGAYVRTPNRHDYALAPFGRTVLEALADKQVEVTSIGKINDIFSGRGIANSYPTKSNKDGILQTIEQLKNVSSGFIFTNLVDFDSLYGHRRDVEGYGKCLEEFDSYLPDMLSEITSEDLLIITADHGNDPIHPGTDHTREYVPLLAYNPAFVKKEDKNLGIRATYGDLAATIAENFETEMPKIGSSFLKNLFEEETK